From a single Streptomyces misionensis genomic region:
- a CDS encoding MogA/MoaB family molybdenum cofactor biosynthesis protein: protein MSYRALVVTASNRAAAGVYEDKGGPLIADGLARLGFTVDGPRVVPDGEPVEAALREGVAAGYDAIVTTGGTGLTPTDRTPEATRAVLDHEVPGIAEAIRAFGLAKVPTAALSRGVAGVAGRTLIVNLPGSTGGVKDGLAVLEPLLTHAVDQIRGGDHPRPSSGGAS, encoded by the coding sequence ATGAGCTACCGCGCGCTGGTGGTCACCGCCTCCAACCGGGCCGCCGCGGGGGTCTACGAGGACAAGGGCGGCCCGCTGATCGCCGACGGCCTCGCGCGCCTCGGCTTCACGGTGGACGGCCCCCGGGTCGTCCCGGACGGGGAACCGGTCGAGGCGGCCCTGCGCGAGGGGGTGGCCGCCGGGTACGACGCGATCGTCACCACCGGCGGCACCGGACTCACCCCGACCGACCGCACCCCCGAGGCGACCCGCGCGGTGCTCGACCACGAGGTGCCGGGCATCGCCGAGGCCATCCGGGCCTTCGGCCTCGCCAAGGTGCCGACGGCGGCGCTCTCCCGGGGCGTGGCCGGGGTGGCCGGGCGCACCCTGATCGTCAATCTGCCGGGTTCCACGGGCGGCGTGAAGGACGGCCTGGCCGTCCTGGAGCCCCTGCTGACCCACGCCGTCGACCAGATCCGCGGCGGCGACCATCCCAGACCCAGCAGTGGGGGTGCGAGCTGA
- the moaC gene encoding cyclic pyranopterin monophosphate synthase MoaC — protein MTEPSRGQTPRPPAQDRLTHLDAAGAARMVDVSQKDVTARTARACGRVLVSPRVVELLRGEGVPKGDALATARIAGIMGAKRTPDLIPLCHPLALSGVKLDLSVTDDAVEITATVKTTDRTGVEMEALTAVTVAALTVIDMVKAVDKGAVITDVRVEEKTGGKSGDWSRS, from the coding sequence ATGACCGAACCGTCCCGGGGGCAGACCCCCCGACCCCCCGCACAGGACCGTCTGACGCACCTCGACGCGGCCGGCGCGGCCCGCATGGTCGACGTCTCCCAGAAGGACGTGACCGCGCGCACCGCACGCGCCTGCGGCCGCGTCCTGGTCTCGCCCCGCGTGGTCGAGCTGCTGCGCGGCGAGGGGGTGCCCAAGGGGGACGCGCTGGCCACCGCGCGGATCGCGGGCATCATGGGGGCCAAGCGCACCCCGGACCTGATCCCGCTGTGCCACCCGCTGGCGCTGTCGGGTGTGAAACTGGACCTGTCGGTCACGGACGACGCCGTCGAGATCACGGCCACCGTGAAGACCACGGACCGCACGGGCGTCGAGATGGAGGCCCTCACCGCGGTGACGGTCGCCGCGCTCACGGTGATCGACATGGTCAAGGCGGTCGACAAGGGAGCGGTCATCACGGACGTACGGGTCGAGGAGAAGACGGGCGGCAAGTCGGGCGACTGGAGCCGGTCATGA
- the glp gene encoding gephyrin-like molybdotransferase Glp has translation MTSAAPRPTGEDDLWSVDEHLEDILSSVHPLEPIELQLLDAQGCVLVEDVTVPVSLPPFDNSSMDGYAVRVADVEGAGEEFPAVLEVVGDVAAGADDPVRVGPGQAARIMTGAPLPPGAEAVVPVEWTDGGLGEGPATGMRARSLAPEGAEGQVRVHRPVAARAHVRAEGSDVKAGDRALEAGTILGPPQIALLAAIGRGTVKVRPRPRVVVVSTGSELVQPGESLGGGRIYDSNSFALTAAARDAGAIAYRVGAVADDAETLRSTIEDQLIRADLLVTTGGVSVGAYDVVKEALADIGDEDVAGSGIEFRKLAMQPGKPQGFGAIGPDHTPLLALPGNPVSSYVSFELFVRPAIRALMGLTDLHRPRVRATLKADEALRSPKGRRQFLRGRYADGEVTPVGGAGSHLVAALAQADALIVVPEDTESVEPGTEVEVVVLG, from the coding sequence TTGACCAGCGCCGCGCCCCGCCCCACCGGCGAAGACGACCTGTGGTCGGTGGACGAGCACCTGGAGGACATCCTCTCCAGCGTCCACCCCCTGGAGCCCATCGAACTCCAACTGCTGGACGCCCAGGGCTGTGTCCTGGTCGAGGACGTCACCGTGCCGGTGTCGCTGCCGCCGTTCGACAACAGCTCCATGGACGGCTACGCGGTGCGGGTCGCGGACGTGGAAGGGGCCGGCGAGGAGTTCCCGGCCGTCCTGGAGGTCGTCGGGGACGTCGCGGCGGGCGCGGACGACCCGGTGCGGGTCGGCCCCGGCCAGGCCGCCCGGATCATGACCGGCGCCCCGTTGCCGCCCGGCGCCGAGGCCGTCGTCCCCGTCGAGTGGACCGACGGCGGGCTCGGCGAGGGCCCGGCCACCGGCATGCGGGCGCGCAGCCTCGCCCCCGAGGGCGCCGAGGGCCAGGTGCGCGTGCACCGGCCCGTGGCGGCGCGCGCGCACGTACGGGCCGAGGGCAGCGACGTGAAGGCCGGGGACCGCGCCCTGGAGGCCGGTACGATCCTCGGCCCGCCGCAGATCGCGCTGCTCGCAGCGATCGGCCGCGGCACGGTGAAGGTGCGCCCCCGCCCCCGCGTGGTCGTCGTCTCCACCGGCAGCGAACTGGTCCAGCCCGGCGAGTCGCTGGGCGGCGGGCGGATCTACGACTCCAACAGCTTCGCCCTCACCGCCGCCGCGCGGGACGCGGGCGCCATCGCCTACCGGGTGGGCGCCGTCGCCGACGACGCCGAGACCCTGCGCTCCACCATCGAGGACCAGCTGATCCGCGCCGACCTGCTGGTCACCACGGGCGGGGTGAGCGTCGGGGCGTACGACGTGGTCAAGGAGGCGCTGGCGGACATCGGCGACGAGGACGTGGCGGGCAGCGGCATCGAGTTCCGCAAGCTGGCCATGCAGCCCGGCAAGCCCCAGGGCTTCGGCGCCATCGGCCCCGACCACACCCCCCTGCTGGCGCTGCCCGGCAACCCCGTGTCGTCCTACGTCTCCTTCGAGCTGTTCGTGCGCCCCGCGATCCGCGCCCTGATGGGCCTCACCGACCTGCACCGGCCGCGGGTACGGGCCACGCTGAAGGCGGACGAGGCGCTGCGCTCCCCGAAGGGCCGCCGGCAGTTCCTGCGCGGCCGGTACGCCGACGGGGAGGTGACCCCGGTGGGTGGCGCGGGCTCCCATCTGGTCGCGGCGCTGGCCCAGGCGGACGCGCTGATCGTCGTACCCGAGGACACGGAGTCGGTCGAGCCCGGCACCGAGGTGGAGGTCGTGGTGCTCGGCTGA
- the galU gene encoding UTP--glucose-1-phosphate uridylyltransferase GalU yields MTQSHPRISKAVIPAAGLGTRFLPATKATPKEMLPVVDKPAIQYVVEEAVSAGLDDVLMITGRNKRPLEDHFDRNYELESALEKKGDAERLAKVRQSSDLATMHYVRQGDPKGLGHAVLCAAPHVGREPFAVLLGDDLIDPRDPLLRRMIDTQERHGGSVVALMEVAPEQIHLYGCAAVEATGEDGVVRVTGLVEKPDAADAPSSYAIIGRYVLDPHVFDILRTTEPGRGGEIQLTDALQQLADDEKVGGPVHGVVFQGRRYDTGDRGDYLRAIVRLACEREDLGPDFRAWLRSYVAEEMQQS; encoded by the coding sequence ATGACTCAGTCGCACCCCAGGATCAGCAAGGCTGTCATTCCGGCGGCAGGCCTTGGTACCCGGTTCCTTCCGGCCACCAAGGCCACTCCCAAGGAGATGCTGCCGGTCGTCGACAAGCCGGCGATCCAGTACGTGGTCGAGGAGGCCGTGTCGGCGGGGCTCGACGATGTCCTCATGATCACCGGTCGCAACAAGCGTCCCCTGGAGGACCACTTCGACCGCAACTACGAGCTGGAATCGGCCCTGGAGAAGAAGGGCGACGCGGAACGGCTCGCCAAGGTGCGGCAGTCCAGCGACCTGGCGACCATGCACTACGTCCGCCAGGGCGACCCCAAGGGCCTCGGCCACGCCGTGCTGTGCGCCGCCCCGCACGTCGGCCGCGAGCCCTTCGCCGTCCTCCTCGGCGACGACCTGATCGACCCGCGCGACCCCCTGCTGCGCCGCATGATCGACACCCAGGAGCGGCACGGCGGCAGCGTGGTCGCGCTCATGGAGGTCGCGCCCGAGCAGATCCACCTGTACGGCTGCGCGGCCGTGGAGGCCACCGGTGAGGACGGCGTGGTCCGGGTGACCGGGCTGGTGGAGAAGCCGGACGCGGCGGACGCCCCGTCCAGCTACGCGATCATCGGCCGCTACGTCCTCGACCCGCACGTCTTCGACATACTGCGCACGACCGAGCCGGGCCGCGGCGGCGAGATCCAGCTGACCGACGCCCTCCAGCAACTGGCCGACGACGAGAAGGTCGGCGGTCCGGTGCACGGCGTCGTCTTCCAGGGCCGCCGTTACGACACCGGCGACCGTGGCGACTATCTGCGTGCCATTGTCAGACTCGCATGCGAACGTGAAGACCTGGGCCCCGACTTCCGGGCCTGGCTCCGCAGTTACGTAGCCGAGGAGATGCAGCAGAGTTGA